Within the Pan troglodytes isolate AG18354 chromosome 2, NHGRI_mPanTro3-v2.0_pri, whole genome shotgun sequence genome, the region gaggctaaggtgggcagatcatgaggtcaggagttccagaccagcctggccaacatggtgaaaccccgtctctactaaaaatacaaaaatcagctgggtgtgatgatgcacacctgtagtcccagctacttgagaggctgaggcaggagaatcatttgaaaccggaaggtggaggttgtagtgagccgagatcatgccactatactccagcctgggtgaaagagcaaaactccatctcaaaaaaaaaaatatatatatatatatgccttagGCATAAGTTTTCATGACCTTGCATCAGGCAAAGGTTTCTTacgtatgacaccaaaagcacaggaaacccaagaaaaatagataaattgaacttcaccaaaattaaaaccTGGCACTTCAAagaacaccatcaagaaagtgaaaaaataacccacagaatgggcaaaaaatactttaaaatcatAGCTGATAAGGAACTGaactcagaatatataaagaacacttacaactcaataataaagagacatataatccaatttaaaaatggataaaagaccaaatatacatttctccaaagaagatacacaaatggccaataagcacatgaaagaaggcacaacatcattagccatctgggaaatgcaaatcaaagtcacAATGATatgccacttcatacccactTAGGATGGCAATAATCACAAGATGGATAATAACAAGAgttgatgaagatgtggagaaactggaaccctcatgcactgctggtgggattgtaaaacagtgcagccactttggaaacagtttggcagttcctcaaaatgttaagagTTACCATAtacctagcaattccactgctagatatatattcaagagaaataaaaccatatgTCCACAGAAGTTTGTATATTCTTCCCTGAGGAATGGAAGAGCCAGGGCAGGTAAAAGAGAGGAGAAATGTATACGGTCAAAGAAAACACTCTTGGACATAACTAAATGGGAAAACATTAGTTGTTAGCACTGTCCAGgccaaataaagaattaaaaaaaaaaaaaaaataggccaggtgcagtggctcatgtccgtaatcccagcacttcaggaggccgaggtgggaggattgcttgagctcaggggttcaagaccagcctgggcaacatggcaaaaccctgtctctactaaaaatacaaaaaattagccaggcgtggtggcacatgcctgtagtcccagctactagggaggctgaggcatgagaatcacgtgaacccagggggcagaggttgcagtgagctgagataccaccctgggcaacagaacgagactctgtcaaaaaaaaataaaataaaaaaaataaaaataaataaaaacaagccaggcgtggtggctcactcctgtaatcccagcactttgggaggccaaggtgggtggatcacgaggtcaggagttcaagaccagcctggccaagatggtgaaaccccatctctactaaaaaatacaaaaattagcaaggcgcagtggcaggcgcctgtaatcccagctactggggaggctgaagcaggagaatcacttgaacctgggtggcacaggttgcagtgagccaaggtcatgccagtacactccagcctgggtgacagagtgagactctgtctcaaaataaataaataaaagaaaaaacatcagtTGGTAAGCAATACATACAAAATGAGCCCATTATGTTCGTTTTCAAAGATACTCACAGGTACCCATGCCTGTGTGAGTAAACAAAAGCAAGAGAAATCTATGCCCAGTTGATCACAAACATTCTCTCTGGAAGCAAGCTTGGGATGGGGAaggtggaattttattttttactttttttaaaaaatatctcagcATATTATACCTGTAATTACTTTTAACTCTACAACTTCTGATATGTTTACATTTATGTTCAATAAGAATATAATCAGGATTTCTTATTTATGTTTCTAGccaaaagggaaggaaagagagagaaagccacTGGAGTTGGGCAGCGTGGGAAGCTGTGAAAGTGGGCAAGCGTGAAAGAGCTTCCAAGTAGTGGAAACAGCAGAAGCAAAGATGTGAACATGGGAAAACCTCTGCAGTATCTGGGTGACTGTGGGGTTTGGCTCTGTTTGAGCACCCGGGGATGATTGGTGGTGGGGTGTGGCTGAAGGTGAATTGGAACAGTGCACTCAGAGCCAGGTTGCAAGAGTGCTGCATGCTCCTCAGGGATTGGCTCCGGCCAAGTGCCCCAGCCTCCTTTTCTGGAGAATTCTGTTTTTGACTTGGGCCCCATGTCCAGTTCTGCTCTGACTTGTGGGTCCACCTTAGAAAAGTCAGGAGACACCTGGGAAATGAAGGCACTAGACTCTTCCAGACTCGTTCCATGGCCACCCAGAGGCCTTGGGTCATCCACCCAACATCCCAACAAACCCCACTGTGCACTGGCATCATGCCAGGGTCCAGGTGTTCTGCCAGGAGCAGCCTCTGCCCTCCCAGAGCTGATATTTCAGGGGGATGTGCGCCAAAGTGAGACCTGTCAGAGATATTTACAAACAGCCATCTCTCTTGACATCGCTGTATCCCAAATAAATCTTCTGGGAAGACCCTCTTCACCTCCAGCTCTCCTGATACAGCAAGGCAGTTGTGAGCAAGTTATTCATAACTCTACACCTCAGTTTCTTGGTATGGAAGATGGGGATAATGAGAGGACCACAGGATGGTTGTGGAGACTGTATGAGGATATGGATGCCGAGCCCAGTAGCACAGGGTGCAGCCGTTCAAAccaactgacatttattgagggcTGCTTTGTCAGGTCCCTCTCTACAGTATactccaacacacacatacacacacatctgtaatcaATAATAATCCTGCAACATCTGAGAGTCTGGCAGCTGTTTgtctgggcctttgcacatgctatgCCCTCccttccatcccccacccccaccaggggTGACTCGTAGCCATCCCTTTCTGCATCTTCTTAGATATCACTTTTTCCAAGAAGCCTCCCTGTCACACTTCCCCAAtatcacagatgaagaaatcaagactcagaaaggttaagttacTGGCACAAGGTCACACAATCCAGATCTCATACTCTTAGCCCCCCGGGAACCTTACACTGTATTAAATGACATCAATTGATCAATCAATCGATCAATCAATGAAAGAGTGGGAGGCATGCATCTCCTGATCCCTGATCCTATacattttcatctctttattGTTTCTATCAAAGCCTGCTAAGTAATTACTTTCCCTCTGGGTGAGTGCCACTAGGTGATGAGGTGAGGTAATCAAATGACATAGAAGAGGAAGGAGTCCACTGCCAGGGTAGGTGCAGTGGAGCAAGTCTTACAATGTGCAGGATTATAACTCCAGCAATGACCCCTAGGCTCATGCTCATTCCCCAGGTGGCAGTTTCAGAACACATTGCTCAGGTCTCACCCTGTAAATGTAGGTACCAGCCTTCTAGTTGACCATCAGAACACACAACGCCAAGATCTTACTCCAGCCACCTGCCAGGacctggagggcaggaggagagtTCTGCCTACATTGTCTCATTTTCCCTCCCCTTCTGCAGTGAGATAGACCATGTCCAGTGCTCAACAGTTGACTGGCCACACTGGGG harbors:
- the SPATA12 gene encoding spermatogenesis-associated protein 12, with the protein product MSSSALTCGSTLEKSGDTWEMKALDSSRLVPWPPRGLGSSTQHPNKPHCALASCQGPGVLPGAASALPELIFQGDVRQSETCQRYLQTAISLDIAVSQINLLGRPSSPPALLIQQGSCEQVIHNSTPQFLGMEDGDNERTTGWLWRLYEDMDAEPSSTGCSRSNQLTFIEGCFVRSLSTVYSNTHIHTHL